The following are encoded in a window of Paenibacillus polymyxa genomic DNA:
- a CDS encoding hybrid non-ribosomal peptide synthetase/type I polyketide synthase has translation MMRKHDQTWNLDIPIASFIETCRKFPEKELFTFEKEGQSPQILSGNTLLHQIQSLGSILLKELAEQERALLVFPQGLEYISSMLACFYANIVAIPTPTTDSEPDEKIFEKMMPIYRDSQAVCIITNTDFKAFLQTREEFNSIRILNIDEIFQEDAVDVDIEMRMPAPQDTALLMYTSGSTSLPKGVILSHSCLMNQAKAEQWRIDRNSRVVSWTPQFHAFGLHNNILVPLLNGASSIILPPESFAKNPENWIHMIDKYQATHTAAPNFAFDYCCSTLDIASIKQYSLRHLQAIICAGEPIRKETYENFIHKFRALGLREDIFCPLLGLSELCPVASIKPGQSMRFLNLDIPSLEQRRVQYTDEKNKSKSVVSCGEIEDPTQIRIVHPERHTQCLPEEVGEIWIKSARMAEGYLNRKEETNSTFEVALSDTKEGGFFRSGDLGFIADNHIYVIGREKEVIIIRGKNHHPVDIEWTIQKNMPELTLPIAVFSSEINGQEKVIVVQEIEAPLHEQEYKRLVENILNAVSNTHQLEIYDIYLLLKGSIPKTGSGKIQRKICHNAYIKQELQALYQYRSGFSPSHSNMEEAAAENHDATKNAISLVQSKIQEYIVQFLCWELNLKHEEMNLNTNLHGYGIDSILVMKLIRGLEKSYPIKVKAREILENPTIQLLSAYLAQKVEEDKSTVQVNTEKNSLSFRRNPLSEVQKGLWLLHKMSPEMNAYNIPICLRFNTKIEIESIKRAFHIVLEQYPILKSVIEEENGIPYQKLQPTQPLHVQVEHISALEADEIIPFIRNKVKQPFMLEQDPLMRIYVMSRSEQEHFILVVIHHIIFDGSSFGMFIQSFLDAYKNVVQGKTSTVLPPAASYGDFVEWEQTMLASAEGEKYRSYWTQQLSGALPTLELPYDRSGFPAQSMEAQTYSKPLPLKWVKRVKSFAQAQYTSLSTVLLGMYAVLLNQYSGQEDIIVGMPVMVRPEQRFDNLIGYFVNMLPIRSQVSETETFLDFMKKLQLTVVDGMDHASYPFPALVRELNVPRIQTSSPVFQAAFSYQNFLPTSSFRQLCKPYKDIFFVELVEEIHQEGEYELVLEMQEQEEEMILNIKYRSNLFDHSTIIQMAERYIELAEALIENPTWPLEEHSLLLPEEKDIILNDWNATGTSYPDKCFPELFAKQARKTPEAIAVVYEKESLTYGELKEKSTLLALYLQKHGVTPDTLVGICMERSLDMVIGLLGILMAGGAYVPLDPEYPEDRLEYMLQDSKVSLVITQSGLLEKVSRLEGNNVSCIVLDKDWDHLKSDVKGRKTIKREVQPHHLAYVIYTSGSTGKPKGVMIPHKALTNFLISMGEQPGLTEQDKLLAVTTYCFDIAGLELYLPLIKGAQCYICSSKNIKDTERLKREIQRIKPTIMQATPVTWTLLFQAGWKNEENMKVLCGGEALSETLKSYFVHNSCDAWNMFGPTETTIWSTIQKINADKPISIGKPIANTQIYILDKHLRPVPVGLPGELFISGSGLARGYWNQPELTAEKFIDNPFNPETKLYRTGDLCRWLSDGSIEYVGRMDYQVKIRGFRIELSEVEGQVRTYPGIDDCVVIAKEQGGNKQLVAYCLLNNSESGKPPLDPKEVRNYLKTFLPYYMIPAFFIELDKLPLTPNGKIDRKELMNRRIELATTRKIHLPQSDVEQQVLTVWKKLLNVDDLSTDDAFFDVGGNSFSAAEMIGRVKELLECDISVTALFKYPTVKELSAYITETRSENVDSQTEQSHTPEQTDTAENTALPKMDSGEDDLKPPYPDYFEDSLAIIGISCHFPGAKNHAEFWSNLRAGVESVRFFSEEELVGLGLEKEIVGNRGYVPGRCTIEGKEYFDPEFFSLSQKNAEFMDPQMKLLLQHSWKAVEDAGYISKEIPDTSVFMSASSSFYQAFIPNLASQSPNVLKNADEYVTWILAQGGTIPTMISHKLGFKGPSLFVHSNCSSSLVGLRLASQSLLSGEAKYALVGASTIFPFTSLGYVHQPGLNFSSDGHIKAFDESADGMVGGEGAGVVLLKKAPDAVRDGDHIYALLRGVGVNNDGTDKLGFYAPSVKGQAEVIQKTIESTRIHPESISYIETHGTGTKLGDPVEFAALNETYRQYTTKKQFCGIGSVKTNIGHLDTAAGLAGCIKVALSLYHNEIPPSLNYEKPNSDIHLPDSPFYVVDRLQKWEKVSSPHRAALSSFGIGGTNAHAIFEQFVANAESERFKDHSVNEDTIYLIPLSARHYHRLKVYAQELSDFLIASEDINLSDVSFTLQTGRMAMKNRVAFIVKNTSELVQKLQSFTNEQAHIENCWRGENNQSKDSVQLFEQEEVFKELMNKWIANCEMNKLAELWAKGFYIDWRLLYSNVIPKRISLPTYPFAQERCWAPEVEARAVRTETAKAPAVTSSCTLLFEPAWKKQDIPLEAEAPAYDRRMVLLCEPEEVLHEKLEASLNGAAQVLAFQSGKGRVDERFQAYAVQAFESIQSMLKDKPKGRVLVQIVVRNSGEGRLFSGLSGLLKTARLENPKFIGQLIEVDQGEQAEGILAKLEDNSRSPMDGWIRYEEGQRKTACWSRLVTSGQKEELPWRDSGVYLITGGSGSLGLLVAEEITRQTQAATFILTGRSPLDRDKQTKLQELEASGASVVYRQGDITDRKTVIDLLDSIEQEYGRVHGIIHCAGVIQDNFIIKKTREEFIEVLGPKVSGLAHLDEASSGQDLDFFVLFSSISGSLGNPGQADYATANAFMDAYAEYRNALVGAKQRRGQTLSIRWPLWKEGGMRIDADTEQIMTQNMGITTMQTRSGMRALYQSLASGKEQVMVLEGEPENIEAYLAKAVSQAGVRAIQAVPNQASVPMLGAGLLYDKTLHSLKVLFGEVTRLSVGSIETNEPLETYGIDSIMITQLNAKLAGFFGELSQTLFYEYQTLHALTEYFVAEYPQECMQWAGMSHDIQPAEETVAATLYVEEEAVPSAAKAAAKPVRSLAGSAPAEMREPIAIIGMAGKYPWSSDMNEYWENLKAGKDCVTEIPRERWTLEGFFHPDPQEAVVNAKSYSKWGSFIEGFAEFDPLFFNISPREALGMDPQERLFIEACWEALEDAGYTREQLAMRHNRRVGVFAGITKTGYELYGPELWKKGAQIFPQISFSSVANRISYLFNLQGPSMPIDTMCSSSLTAIHEACEHLYRGECEMAIAGGVNLYLHPLSYVGLCANHMLSADGQCKSFGKGGNGFVPGEGAGVVLLKPLSKAIADGDLIHAVIRGTSINHGGKTNGYTVPNPTAQGELIRAALERAGVHARTVSYIEAHGTGTELGDPIEVTGLTQAFRKDTPDTGFCAIGSVKSNIGHLEAAAGIAGVGKIILQMKNRTLVPSLHAQELNPNIHFGQTPFVVQQELGEWRRPVVEIDGETREYPRIAGISSFGAGGSNAHVIIEEYIAEEKVPMNVTAQKPAIIVLSAKNEERLKKQAERMLAVMREGQLSESSLADVAYTLQVGREAMEERLAVIAGSMQELVDKLEGFLEGRDGIPELYRGQVKRNKEALTALVEDEDMERMIAAWIGKRKYSKVVDLWVKGLAMDWNLLYGDAKPRRISLPAYPFARERYWITDIKTKSASIESADAVKPTDSFIAQKALAKPANVSEMNKEDIDASNLEAIPSYIQNIQSHISASVKIKKMPDLSYLAAAYETMSSTTVDSKAYSEQDGATRGTEREWRLTDEGNE, from the coding sequence ATGATGCGAAAACATGACCAAACATGGAACCTTGATATTCCGATCGCTTCTTTTATTGAAACTTGCCGGAAATTTCCTGAAAAAGAGTTGTTTACGTTTGAGAAAGAAGGCCAAAGTCCTCAAATTCTTTCCGGAAATACGCTTCTACATCAAATACAGTCTTTGGGCAGTATCCTTTTGAAAGAACTGGCTGAGCAGGAACGGGCACTTCTTGTATTTCCTCAGGGCCTGGAATATATCAGCAGCATGCTGGCATGTTTTTATGCAAATATCGTGGCCATACCTACACCTACTACAGATTCGGAGCCGGATGAAAAAATCTTTGAGAAGATGATGCCTATTTATAGGGATTCCCAAGCCGTATGTATCATAACTAATACGGATTTCAAAGCATTTCTCCAAACACGGGAGGAGTTTAATTCAATCCGTATCCTGAATATTGATGAAATCTTTCAAGAAGACGCCGTTGACGTTGACATAGAAATGAGAATGCCAGCGCCGCAGGATACTGCTCTTTTGATGTATACATCGGGCTCAACATCCTTACCAAAAGGTGTAATCCTTAGTCACAGCTGCTTGATGAATCAGGCCAAGGCTGAGCAATGGAGAATTGACCGGAATAGTCGTGTTGTTTCCTGGACGCCGCAATTTCATGCTTTTGGACTGCATAACAATATTTTAGTCCCACTTTTAAACGGGGCATCGAGCATTATTCTCCCGCCAGAAAGCTTCGCTAAAAATCCGGAAAATTGGATTCATATGATTGACAAGTATCAGGCTACCCATACGGCAGCGCCAAATTTTGCGTTCGATTATTGCTGCTCCACACTGGACATCGCTTCAATTAAGCAATATTCACTTCGCCATCTCCAAGCGATTATATGTGCAGGTGAGCCCATTCGGAAGGAAACTTACGAGAACTTCATCCATAAATTCCGGGCATTAGGGCTACGAGAGGATATATTTTGTCCCCTCCTTGGCTTATCGGAGCTGTGCCCCGTCGCCAGTATAAAACCAGGTCAGTCGATGAGATTCCTTAATTTGGATATCCCTAGCTTGGAGCAACGAAGAGTCCAATACACGGATGAGAAGAACAAATCGAAGTCCGTAGTGAGCTGTGGGGAGATTGAAGATCCGACGCAAATACGAATTGTTCATCCTGAAAGACATACACAATGCTTACCGGAGGAAGTCGGCGAGATTTGGATTAAATCCGCACGGATGGCAGAGGGATATTTAAACAGGAAGGAAGAAACGAATAGCACTTTTGAAGTAGCCCTTTCCGATACAAAAGAAGGCGGCTTTTTTCGTTCCGGGGACCTTGGCTTCATTGCGGATAATCATATCTATGTCATCGGCAGAGAGAAGGAAGTCATCATTATTCGCGGCAAAAATCATCATCCCGTCGATATTGAATGGACCATCCAAAAGAATATGCCAGAGTTGACCTTGCCCATCGCTGTATTTTCCTCTGAAATCAATGGTCAGGAAAAAGTAATCGTCGTACAGGAAATTGAAGCGCCCCTTCATGAGCAGGAATATAAACGGTTGGTCGAAAACATACTGAATGCCGTATCCAATACACATCAACTTGAAATTTACGATATCTATTTGCTGCTTAAGGGAAGTATACCCAAAACGGGAAGTGGGAAAATCCAAAGAAAGATCTGCCACAATGCTTATATCAAACAAGAGCTTCAAGCACTTTATCAATATCGGAGTGGGTTTTCACCATCACATTCGAATATGGAAGAAGCCGCTGCAGAAAACCATGACGCTACCAAAAATGCCATTTCGTTGGTTCAGTCGAAGATTCAGGAGTATATAGTGCAATTTTTGTGTTGGGAACTGAATCTCAAGCACGAGGAAATGAATTTGAATACAAATCTTCATGGTTATGGCATCGATTCTATTCTTGTCATGAAGCTTATACGCGGCCTTGAGAAGTCCTATCCGATCAAGGTTAAAGCAAGAGAAATTTTAGAGAACCCGACGATTCAACTATTATCGGCATATTTAGCCCAAAAGGTTGAAGAAGATAAATCCACTGTACAGGTCAATACTGAGAAAAATTCGCTCAGTTTCCGAAGGAATCCGCTTTCTGAAGTTCAGAAAGGGTTGTGGCTATTACATAAAATGTCCCCTGAGATGAATGCTTACAATATACCAATATGCCTCCGGTTTAATACGAAGATTGAGATTGAAAGCATTAAACGGGCTTTTCACATCGTTTTAGAACAGTATCCTATTTTAAAAAGTGTGATTGAAGAGGAAAACGGGATACCTTATCAAAAGCTGCAACCCACGCAGCCGCTTCATGTGCAAGTGGAGCATATTTCAGCCTTGGAAGCAGATGAGATTATTCCATTTATTAGGAATAAAGTAAAGCAACCATTCATGCTGGAACAGGATCCTTTGATGCGTATTTATGTTATGTCCAGATCTGAACAGGAACATTTCATACTGGTTGTCATCCACCATATTATTTTTGATGGAAGTTCTTTCGGCATGTTTATACAAAGCTTTTTAGATGCCTATAAGAACGTGGTACAGGGAAAGACATCGACAGTGTTGCCACCCGCAGCGAGCTACGGCGATTTTGTTGAATGGGAGCAAACGATGTTAGCGAGTGCAGAAGGGGAGAAGTATCGTTCCTACTGGACACAACAGCTGTCAGGTGCTTTACCGACCCTGGAGCTGCCATATGACCGCTCTGGTTTTCCGGCTCAAAGCATGGAAGCACAAACATATTCCAAGCCGCTTCCGCTTAAATGGGTCAAACGGGTAAAGTCTTTTGCCCAGGCGCAATATACGAGCTTATCTACAGTCTTGTTAGGTATGTATGCGGTATTGCTTAACCAGTATTCGGGACAGGAAGATATCATTGTTGGAATGCCAGTTATGGTGCGCCCGGAGCAGCGTTTTGATAATTTAATCGGCTATTTTGTCAATATGCTTCCAATCCGGAGTCAGGTATCGGAAACAGAGACATTCCTGGATTTCATGAAAAAATTGCAGCTGACAGTAGTCGATGGAATGGATCATGCTTCGTATCCTTTTCCGGCTCTGGTCCGAGAATTGAATGTGCCGCGGATACAGACGAGCTCACCTGTTTTCCAAGCAGCCTTTTCTTATCAAAACTTCCTTCCAACTTCAAGCTTTCGGCAACTTTGCAAGCCATATAAAGATATCTTTTTCGTCGAATTGGTTGAAGAAATTCACCAGGAAGGCGAATACGAGTTGGTATTGGAAATGCAAGAGCAGGAAGAGGAAATGATATTAAATATCAAATATCGCTCCAATTTGTTCGATCATTCAACCATCATACAGATGGCAGAGCGTTATATAGAATTAGCGGAAGCACTTATAGAGAATCCCACTTGGCCCTTGGAGGAGCATTCGTTACTTTTACCAGAGGAAAAGGACATCATCCTTAATGACTGGAATGCTACCGGAACAAGTTATCCTGATAAGTGCTTCCCTGAATTATTCGCAAAACAGGCAAGAAAAACACCTGAGGCTATTGCAGTTGTATATGAAAAGGAATCGCTTACCTATGGGGAACTAAAAGAAAAGAGCACTTTGCTGGCCTTATATTTGCAGAAACATGGGGTAACTCCTGATACTCTTGTGGGGATTTGCATGGAACGTTCTTTAGATATGGTGATTGGGCTGTTGGGAATCCTGATGGCCGGTGGAGCCTACGTGCCGCTCGATCCGGAATATCCGGAGGACCGATTGGAGTATATGCTTCAGGATTCCAAAGTTTCACTGGTCATTACGCAATCGGGGTTGTTGGAGAAAGTGTCACGTTTGGAAGGGAACAACGTTAGCTGTATTGTCCTTGATAAAGATTGGGATCATCTGAAAAGTGATGTGAAGGGTAGAAAGACAATCAAACGGGAAGTGCAACCTCACCATTTGGCATATGTGATATATACCTCTGGAAGTACAGGAAAACCCAAGGGGGTCATGATTCCACATAAAGCGTTGACCAACTTTCTTATTTCTATGGGAGAGCAGCCCGGTTTAACAGAGCAGGACAAACTACTTGCAGTGACAACGTATTGCTTTGATATAGCGGGACTGGAATTATATCTGCCTTTGATTAAGGGGGCTCAATGCTATATTTGCAGCTCCAAAAACATAAAGGATACCGAAAGACTTAAGCGGGAAATTCAAAGAATAAAACCGACAATTATGCAAGCCACTCCTGTGACTTGGACCCTGCTCTTTCAAGCCGGCTGGAAGAACGAAGAGAACATGAAAGTTCTCTGCGGAGGGGAAGCCCTTTCGGAAACGTTGAAATCTTATTTTGTTCATAACAGCTGTGACGCATGGAATATGTTCGGTCCGACCGAAACCACAATTTGGTCTACAATTCAAAAGATCAACGCAGATAAGCCTATTTCGATCGGTAAGCCTATCGCAAATACCCAGATTTACATTTTGGACAAACATCTTAGACCTGTGCCTGTCGGTCTTCCGGGAGAGCTTTTTATTTCGGGCAGCGGATTGGCCAGAGGTTATTGGAACCAGCCAGAGCTTACGGCTGAAAAGTTCATAGACAACCCATTCAATCCCGAAACCAAGCTCTACAGAACTGGAGATTTATGCAGGTGGCTTTCGGACGGCTCTATTGAGTATGTGGGACGGATGGATTATCAAGTGAAAATTCGCGGGTTTCGGATCGAGCTGAGTGAAGTTGAAGGTCAGGTCAGAACATATCCAGGAATCGATGATTGTGTTGTGATTGCCAAGGAACAGGGGGGGAATAAGCAGCTTGTTGCCTACTGTTTGCTGAACAATTCCGAGTCCGGTAAGCCTCCTCTCGATCCGAAAGAAGTGCGAAACTATTTAAAAACTTTCTTGCCCTATTATATGATACCCGCATTTTTTATAGAGCTAGATAAGCTGCCTTTGACCCCTAATGGAAAAATAGATCGAAAAGAATTAATGAATCGCAGGATCGAGTTAGCAACAACAAGAAAGATCCACTTACCACAATCGGATGTTGAACAGCAAGTTCTAACGGTATGGAAAAAACTTCTGAATGTTGATGATCTAAGTACAGATGATGCTTTCTTTGACGTAGGTGGGAATTCTTTTTCAGCAGCAGAGATGATCGGAAGGGTCAAGGAATTGTTGGAATGCGATATTTCGGTGACAGCATTGTTCAAGTATCCGACAGTTAAGGAACTCAGTGCCTATATTACAGAAACAAGAAGTGAGAATGTTGATTCTCAAACGGAACAATCACATACACCGGAACAAACAGATACTGCTGAGAATACAGCCTTACCGAAAATGGATTCAGGCGAAGACGACCTCAAGCCACCCTACCCAGATTATTTCGAGGATAGTCTCGCAATTATAGGGATTTCATGTCATTTTCCGGGGGCCAAAAACCATGCCGAGTTTTGGAGCAATTTGAGGGCAGGGGTAGAGAGTGTTCGCTTCTTTTCCGAGGAAGAATTGGTTGGATTAGGGCTGGAAAAAGAAATCGTCGGGAATCGAGGCTATGTTCCCGGACGATGCACGATTGAAGGAAAAGAGTATTTCGACCCTGAGTTTTTCAGTTTATCACAGAAAAATGCCGAGTTTATGGATCCTCAAATGAAATTGCTGTTGCAGCATTCATGGAAAGCCGTTGAGGATGCTGGCTATATTAGCAAAGAAATTCCTGATACCAGTGTGTTTATGTCAGCAAGCAGCAGCTTCTATCAAGCATTTATTCCCAATTTAGCATCGCAATCGCCTAATGTCCTGAAGAACGCGGATGAATATGTAACCTGGATCTTAGCACAGGGTGGAACAATTCCTACCATGATCTCTCATAAATTGGGATTTAAAGGTCCGAGTCTGTTTGTGCACTCGAACTGCTCTTCCTCATTAGTCGGATTGCGTCTGGCTTCGCAGAGTCTGCTATCTGGTGAAGCCAAATACGCTTTAGTCGGAGCATCCACGATCTTTCCTTTCACCAGTTTAGGCTATGTGCATCAACCCGGCTTGAATTTTTCCAGTGATGGACATATTAAAGCCTTTGACGAGTCGGCAGATGGAATGGTTGGCGGAGAAGGGGCTGGGGTTGTTCTACTGAAGAAAGCGCCAGATGCCGTTAGAGACGGTGACCATATTTATGCGCTTTTACGGGGAGTAGGTGTGAACAACGATGGAACCGACAAATTAGGGTTTTATGCCCCAAGTGTCAAAGGTCAGGCTGAAGTTATTCAGAAGACGATAGAATCAACCCGAATTCATCCCGAATCTATCAGTTATATCGAGACGCATGGAACCGGAACAAAATTGGGCGATCCTGTTGAATTTGCTGCCTTAAATGAAACGTACAGGCAGTATACGACCAAAAAACAATTTTGCGGTATTGGATCGGTCAAAACCAATATCGGGCATCTGGATACTGCAGCAGGTTTGGCGGGGTGCATTAAAGTTGCTTTAAGCCTATACCATAATGAGATTCCTCCTTCGCTTAATTACGAAAAACCAAACTCTGATATCCATTTGCCCGATTCACCCTTTTATGTTGTTGATCGTCTCCAAAAATGGGAGAAGGTGTCGTCTCCTCACCGGGCGGCGTTAAGCTCCTTTGGAATAGGCGGAACTAACGCTCATGCCATATTTGAACAATTTGTAGCCAATGCTGAATCAGAACGATTTAAAGATCATTCTGTGAACGAAGATACTATCTATCTAATTCCATTATCTGCAAGGCATTATCATCGGCTTAAAGTGTATGCACAAGAGCTTTCAGATTTTTTGATAGCTTCTGAAGACATTAATTTGTCGGATGTATCCTTTACGCTTCAGACAGGACGAATGGCAATGAAAAACCGGGTAGCTTTTATCGTAAAGAATACGAGCGAGCTGGTACAAAAGCTCCAATCGTTCACGAATGAACAAGCACATATCGAGAACTGCTGGAGGGGAGAAAATAATCAGTCAAAAGATTCAGTGCAACTATTTGAACAGGAAGAAGTTTTCAAGGAATTAATGAACAAATGGATTGCAAATTGTGAAATGAACAAGCTGGCAGAGTTGTGGGCCAAAGGCTTCTATATAGATTGGCGATTGCTATATTCCAATGTCATACCGAAAAGAATAAGTCTACCTACGTATCCTTTTGCACAGGAGCGTTGTTGGGCTCCAGAGGTTGAGGCCAGAGCAGTAAGAACCGAAACAGCGAAAGCGCCAGCGGTTACAAGTAGCTGTACACTGCTATTTGAGCCTGCCTGGAAGAAGCAGGACATACCGCTGGAAGCCGAAGCTCCTGCCTATGATCGGCGAATGGTCTTGCTTTGTGAGCCGGAAGAAGTTTTGCACGAGAAACTCGAAGCGAGCTTGAATGGAGCTGCGCAGGTGCTGGCCTTTCAATCCGGAAAAGGCCGGGTCGATGAGCGGTTCCAGGCCTATGCTGTTCAGGCCTTTGAGAGCATCCAAAGTATGCTCAAAGACAAGCCGAAGGGAAGAGTACTGGTCCAGATTGTGGTGCGGAACTCTGGGGAAGGGCGGCTCTTTTCGGGGCTTTCGGGGCTGTTAAAGACAGCCCGGCTAGAAAATCCAAAATTCATCGGGCAGCTGATTGAAGTGGATCAGGGAGAACAGGCGGAAGGCATCCTGGCGAAGCTGGAGGACAACAGTCGAAGCCCGATGGATGGCTGGATTCGCTATGAGGAAGGTCAACGGAAAACCGCTTGCTGGAGCAGGCTTGTAACATCTGGGCAAAAAGAGGAGCTTCCATGGAGAGATAGTGGGGTCTATCTGATCACCGGCGGCTCCGGCAGTCTGGGGCTGCTGGTTGCAGAAGAGATTACGCGGCAGACGCAAGCAGCGACCTTCATTTTGACGGGGCGGTCGCCGCTGGACCGAGACAAGCAGACGAAGCTGCAGGAGCTGGAAGCTTCAGGGGCCAGCGTGGTGTACAGGCAAGGCGATATCACCGACAGGAAGACGGTTATCGATTTACTGGACAGCATCGAGCAGGAATATGGACGTGTCCATGGGATTATCCACTGTGCAGGGGTGATTCAAGATAACTTCATCATCAAGAAAACAAGGGAAGAATTTATAGAGGTGCTGGGACCGAAGGTAAGCGGACTAGCCCATCTGGATGAGGCGAGCAGCGGTCAGGACCTGGACTTCTTCGTGCTCTTTTCTTCCATATCGGGCAGCCTGGGCAATCCGGGACAGGCTGATTATGCGACCGCCAATGCCTTTATGGACGCATACGCCGAATACCGGAATGCCCTGGTAGGGGCCAAGCAACGGCGGGGGCAGACGTTATCCATCCGCTGGCCGCTATGGAAAGAGGGCGGGATGCGGATCGATGCGGACACGGAACAGATCATGACGCAAAACATGGGTATTACAACCATGCAGACTCGGTCGGGGATGAGGGCGCTGTACCAAAGCTTGGCCTCCGGCAAGGAGCAGGTAATGGTCTTGGAGGGGGAACCTGAGAATATTGAGGCCTACCTGGCGAAAGCCGTTTCACAAGCCGGTGTCCGTGCCATTCAGGCAGTACCTAACCAAGCAAGCGTACCTATGCTGGGTGCAGGCTTGCTCTACGACAAAACCTTGCATAGTCTCAAGGTACTGTTTGGAGAGGTGACCCGGCTGAGCGTCGGCAGCATTGAAACCAATGAACCGCTGGAAACCTATGGAATCGACTCGATCATGATTACCCAGCTGAATGCCAAGCTGGCGGGCTTCTTTGGAGAGCTGTCCCAGACGTTGTTTTATGAGTACCAGACCCTGCACGCCTTGACGGAATATTTTGTGGCGGAATATCCGCAGGAGTGTATGCAGTGGGCCGGGATGAGCCATGACATACAGCCTGCGGAGGAAACAGTTGCGGCAACGCTGTATGTCGAAGAAGAAGCCGTGCCATCTGCGGCAAAGGCGGCAGCGAAGCCCGTCCGGAGCTTGGCGGGGTCTGCTCCTGCGGAAATGCGTGAACCGATAGCGATCATTGGAATGGCTGGAAAGTATCCCTGGTCCAGTGACATGAACGAATATTGGGAAAATCTAAAAGCAGGGAAGGACTGTGTCACCGAAATCCCGCGTGAGCGTTGGACGCTGGAAGGGTTCTTCCATCCTGATCCACAGGAAGCGGTGGTGAATGCAAAAAGCTACAGCAAATGGGGGAGCTTTATCGAAGGATTTGCAGAATTCGATCCGCTGTTTTTCAATATTTCGCCACGGGAAGCACTCGGTATGGACCCGCAGGAAAGGCTGTTCATTGAAGCCTGCTGGGAAGCACTGGAGGACGCGGGCTACACCCGGGAACAGCTTGCGATGCGGCATAACCGCCGGGTAGGCGTATTTGCCGGAATTACTAAGACGGGCTACGAACTCTATGGGCCGGAATTATGGAAGAAGGGAGCGCAAATATTTCCCCAAATATCCTTTAGTTCGGTAGCGAATAGGATTTCGTACCTCTTTAATTTGCAAGGGCCAAGCATGCCGATCGATACGATGTGTTCGTCCTCGTTGACCGCGATTCATGAAGCTTGTGAGCATCTGTACCGCGGAGAATGCGAAATGGCTATTGCAGGCGGAGTAAATCTGTATCTCCATCCGCTCAGCTATGTCGGACTTTGCGCTAACCACATGCTGTCAGCAGACGGGCAGTGCAAGAGCTTCGGCAAAGGAGGCAATGGGTTTGTCCCTGGAGAAGGCGCGGGGGTCGTCCTATTAAAGCCGCTGTCCAAGGCGATCGCTGATGGGGACCTCATCCATGCGGTGATCCGGGGGACAAGCATTAACCATGGAGGTAAGACCAACGGCTATACGGTGCCGAACCCGACAGCCCAAGGGGAACTGATCCGGGCGGCCCTAGAGCGAGCGGGGGTACATGCGCGGACGGTCAGCTATATTGAAGCCCACGGGACAGGCACGGAGCTGGGAGACCCGATTGAAGTGACGGGTCTGACCCAGGCATTCAGGAAGGATACGCCGGATACGGGATTCTGCGCCATAGGCTCTGTGAAGTCCAACATCGGACATCTGGAGGCAGCAGCGGGCATCGCCGGGGTGGGAAAAATCATCTTGCAGATGAAAAACCGGACGCTGGTTCCCAGCCTGCATGCCCAAGAATTGAATCCGAACATCCATTTCGGTCAGACGCCGTTCGTCGTCCAGCAGGAGCTGGGGGAATGGAGACGGCCGGTGGTTGAGATCGATGGAGAGACGCGGGAATATCCGAGGATTGCCGGGATTTCATCGTTTGGAGCGGGAGGCTCCAATGCACATGTCATCATCGAAGAGTACATTGCGGAAGAGAAGGTGCCCATGAACGTTACGGCTCAAAAGCCTGCGATCATCGTATTGTCAGCCAAAAATGAAGAACGACTGAAAAAACAGGCCGAGAGAATGCTAGCCGTTATGCGGGAAGGACAGCTTAGCGAAAGCAGTCTGGCCGATGTGGCCTACACGCTGCAGGTGGGACGCGAAGCCATGGAAGAGCGCTTGGCAGTGATTGCAGGGTCCATGCAGGAACTGGTGGACAAGCTGGAAGGATTCCTGGAAGGACGAGATGGAATCCCTGAGTTGTACCGGGGCCAGGTCAAACGGAATAAGGAGGCGCTGACGGCGCTGGTAGAAGATGAAGACATGGAGAGAATGATTGCTGCCTGGATAGGGAAAAGGAAATATTCGAAGGTTGTTGATCTCTGGGTCAAGGGACTGGCAATGGATTGGAACCTGCTTTATGGGGATGCCAAGCCGCGGCGAATCAGCCTGCCGGCCTATCCTTTTGCGAGAGAGCGGTACTGGATCACGGATATTAAAACTAAATCGGCTTCCATTGAATCTGCAGATGCTGTAAAGCCAACAGATTCGTTCATTGCCCAAAAGGCACTTGCCAAACCGGCAAATGTTTCGGAAATGAATAAGGAAGACATCGATGCTTCAAATCTCGAAGCTATTCCTTCGTATATCCAAAACATCCAGAGTCATATTTCTGCCAGTGTAAAAATAAAGAAGATGCCAGATCTTTCTTATCTAGCGGCTGCATACGAGACAATGTCCTCGACTACAGTCGACAGCAAAGCTTACTCGGAACAGGATGGAGCGACACGAGGGACTGAACGGGAATGGAGGCTTACAGATGAAGGAAATGAATGA